A single Schistocerca piceifrons isolate TAMUIC-IGC-003096 chromosome 6, iqSchPice1.1, whole genome shotgun sequence DNA region contains:
- the LOC124802598 gene encoding dynein regulatory complex subunit 6-like has protein sequence MSISLDDVPNEILLEIFSRCSVEDLVLNIQHVNSRWRSLARHPNLWQNLAFFPERSTSVKKIVTVLRAAPYLHSVILVANVEHSVIETLCECCPKIKSLQFYDTRPVTVVMLKMLLASLPNIEYLTLRSMDIDSEDFGYILSKFDKVRYLSLLHTFYTGSTLMRHLADGCKSLEYLRLDGIEVRDDSILYFIAKKGSQLKGLVLDGYGFGFTATSLTPIKICQKLIKLRFYDCSQLTEECFQNIVLLPELQILQIPNASHISPSAIKWTFRRIHYPRIVEIDLTNSRLDDSCAEILSQSCRNLQRLCVAMCKSLTDEGLKFICRCHKLQQLNVKGCNITDEGMQYLPQLPRLKHLNISRNDITDEGINYVLNCKQLVILKLNNCSVSYTSILNLSSHLNELMYLSILNNAHEMDFGSLEKIQSQKNSKLKIHMSYS, from the coding sequence ATGTCAATCAGTTTGGATGATGTGCCAAATGAGATACTACTGGAAATATTTTCACGATGCTCAGTGGAAGATCTGGTGCTGAACATACAGCATGTGAACTCACGCTGGAGGTCTCTGGCTAGACACCCAAATCTCTGGCAGAACCTTGCATTTTTTCCTGAAAGGAGTACAtctgttaaaaaaattgtaacagTTCTAAGAGCTGCCCCATACTTGCATTCAGTTATTTTGGTAGCTAATGTTGAACATTCTGTCATTGAAACACTGTGTGAATGTTGCCCTAAAATAAAAAGCCTTCAGTTTTATGATACAAGACCAGTAACAGTGGTTATGCTGAAAATGTTGTTGGCTTCTCTGCCGAATATTGAATACCTGACATTAAGAAGCATGGATATTGATTCAGAAGATTTTGGTTACATACTAAGTAAGTTTGATAAAGTTCGGTATTTATCATTGCTGCATACATTCTATACTGGTTCAACTTTAATGCGCCATTTAGCAGATGGCTGTAAGTCATTAGAGTATTTGCGACTGGATGGAATTGAAGTAAGAGATGATAGCATACTGTATTTTATTGCAAAAAAGGGGAGTCAGTTGAAAGGACTTGTGCTAGATGGTTATGGGTTTGGATTTACTGCTACTTCTCTTACACCAATCAAAATTTGTCAGAAGCTAATAAAACTAAGGTTTTATGACTGTTCACAGTTGACTGAGGAGTGTTTCCAAAATATTGTGCTCTTACCAGAACTGCAAATTTTACAAATACCAAATGCATCTCATATATCGCCTTCCGCTATAAAATGGACTTTTCGGCGAATACATTATCCAAGAATTGTTGAGATTGACTTGACAAACAGCAGACTTGATGATAGTTGTGCTGAAATTCTGTCTCAGAGTTGTCGTAACCTTCAGAGATTGTGTGTAGCCATGTGCAAAAGTTTGACAGATGAAGGCTTGAAGTTCATCTGTAGGTGTCATAAACTGCAGCAACTTAATGTCAAAGGTTGTAATATTACTGATGAGGGAATGCAGTACTTACCACAGTTGCCAAGACTGAAACATTTGAATATTTCTAGAAATGATATTACAGATGAAGGTATAAATTATGTTCTCAATTGTAAACAACTTGTTATACTGAAACTCAATAACTGTTCTGTGAGTTACACAAGTATTTTAAATTTATCTTCACATCTTAATGAGCTCATGTATCTGAGCATTTTGAATAATGCTCATGAAATGGATTTTGGTTCACTAGAAAAAATTCAAAGTCAGAAGAACTCTAAGTTGAAAATACACATGTCGTACAGTTAA